A genomic region of Anas platyrhynchos isolate ZD024472 breed Pekin duck chromosome 9, IASCAAS_PekinDuck_T2T, whole genome shotgun sequence contains the following coding sequences:
- the RPL22L1 gene encoding ribosomal protein eL22-like, which translates to MGQQKDRKAKKATWKFCLDLTHPVEDGIFDSGNFEQFLKEKVKVNGKTGNLGNTVHIERLKNKITVTSEKQFSKRYLKYLTKKYLKKNNLRDWLRVVASDKETYELRYFQISQDEEGSESEE; encoded by the exons ATGGGGCAG CAAAAGGACAGGAAGGCGAAGAAGGCGACGTGGAAATTCTGCCTCGATTTGACCCACCCTGTCGAAGATGGCATCTTCGATTCCGGCAACTTT GAACAGTTCCTAAAGGAGAAGGTTAAGGTCAATGGAAAAACAGGAAACTTGGGGAACACCGTTCACATTGAGCGTCTGAAGAACAAGATCACGGTGACATCTGAGAAGCAGTTTTCTAAAAG GTACCTGAAATACCTCACAAAGAAGTACCTCAAGAAGAACAATCTTCGTGACTGGCTTCGCGTGGTTGCATCTGACAAGGAGACCTATGAGCTACGCTACTTCCAAATCAGTCAAGATGAAGAAGGATCAGAATCGGAGGAATGA